One window of the Myxococcales bacterium genome contains the following:
- a CDS encoding outer membrane lipoprotein carrier protein LolA, which yields MKKIFFASVAAALAAVWVQTSVAADLKSEISKIESANGSWNDISADFEQKTFIALLGKSVAKKGLMHLKKGGKFRIEYKGDDPKVYLCDGSTIWIFVPGDASSLQTYAVGDKSIPKEALSFLSGFGAISKEFKVDESASFPKKKNGEIALALEPKKKSAHYRSLEALFSKDGIIREMIVHNESGNRSHYILASIKMNLNPPDDDFTLSSGKATPDTLPQ from the coding sequence ATGAAAAAAATTTTTTTTGCATCGGTGGCCGCGGCGCTCGCCGCAGTTTGGGTTCAGACATCCGTGGCCGCCGACCTTAAATCGGAAATATCCAAAATCGAATCGGCCAACGGTTCATGGAACGATATCAGCGCCGACTTCGAACAGAAGACCTTCATAGCCCTGCTTGGGAAAAGCGTCGCTAAGAAGGGCTTGATGCATCTCAAAAAAGGCGGCAAGTTCAGAATCGAATACAAGGGGGACGATCCCAAGGTCTACCTCTGCGATGGGAGCACGATCTGGATATTCGTCCCGGGAGACGCTTCGAGCCTGCAGACCTATGCGGTAGGCGACAAGAGCATTCCTAAGGAAGCCCTGTCATTTCTCTCCGGCTTCGGGGCAATAAGCAAAGAATTTAAAGTCGACGAAAGCGCGTCATTCCCAAAGAAAAAGAATGGAGAGATCGCGCTGGCGCTGGAACCAAAAAAGAAGAGCGCGCACTACAGGTCACTGGAGGCTCTATTTTCCAAGGATGGAATAATCCGTGAGATGATAGTACACAACGAGTCAGGGAACAGAAGCCACTACATACTCGCATCGATAAAGATGAATCTGAATCCCCCCGACGACGACTTTACGCTCTCATCCGGCAAGGCCACTCCTGACACGCTTCCGCAATAA
- a CDS encoding ribonuclease HI family protein encodes MSEARIFTDGAARGNPGPAGAGGVILDGDGKELGSVCRYLGEMTNNQAEYHALLLSLKEALRLKLERVSVFCDSELMVRQILGEYKVKNEGLRPLFQEAIKLSKEFGSFNINHVMRERNKAADKLANLAIDGQIV; translated from the coding sequence ATGTCTGAAGCCAGAATTTTTACCGATGGCGCTGCGCGTGGAAACCCTGGGCCTGCAGGAGCCGGAGGCGTCATATTAGATGGCGATGGGAAAGAGCTTGGCAGCGTCTGTCGCTATTTGGGAGAGATGACCAACAACCAGGCCGAGTATCACGCGCTACTGCTCTCCCTCAAAGAGGCTTTGCGTTTAAAATTAGAACGCGTCTCAGTCTTTTGCGATTCCGAACTGATGGTTCGGCAGATACTTGGCGAGTACAAGGTGAAAAATGAAGGGCTGCGCCCGCTTTTTCAGGAGGCGATTAAACTTTCGAAGGAGTTTGGCTCGTTCAATATAAATCATGTGATGCGCGAGAGGAATAAGGCTGCGGACAAGCTCGCAAATCTGGCTATTGATGGACAGATAGTTTAG